A window of candidate division WOR-3 bacterium contains these coding sequences:
- a CDS encoding ABC transporter ATP-binding protein produces MFLQVEELNVHYGSIHALQGISFYLQEGEIVCLIGANGAGKSTVLKAISGLIKPSSGRIIFMDNEITNLPAHKVSSLGISYVPEGRRPFANLTVYENLRLGGYHLKDEKEFSLRLEKVFKSFPRLKERLHQSAATLSGGELQMLALGRGLISQPKLLLLDEPSMGLSPILVSETFSIIKEIQKRGISILLVEQNAHMALSIANRAYVLETGKIVLSGEAQALLSDPRLKEAYL; encoded by the coding sequence ATGTTTCTCCAAGTTGAAGAGTTAAATGTCCATTACGGCTCAATCCATGCCTTACAGGGGATCTCTTTTTACCTCCAAGAAGGGGAGATTGTCTGCTTGATTGGGGCAAACGGGGCGGGTAAGTCAACCGTCCTGAAAGCCATCTCCGGACTTATAAAACCCAGTTCCGGGAGGATAATTTTTATGGATAATGAGATCACCAACCTTCCGGCGCATAAGGTGAGTAGTCTGGGCATCTCCTATGTCCCAGAAGGGAGAAGACCCTTTGCCAACCTCACCGTCTACGAGAACCTCCGGCTTGGTGGTTATCACCTCAAAGATGAGAAGGAGTTTTCCTTAAGATTAGAGAAGGTCTTCAAATCATTTCCTCGGCTTAAAGAGCGCCTCCACCAATCTGCCGCCACCCTCTCCGGAGGTGAATTACAGATGCTCGCCTTGGGTCGGGGATTAATCTCCCAACCGAAACTTTTACTCTTAGACGAACCCTCCATGGGGCTTTCCCCAATTTTAGTCTCCGAAACCTTCTCCATCATAAAAGAGATTCAAAAGCGGGGAATTTCCATCCTCCTTGTTGAGCAGAATGCCCATATGGCACTTTCTATTGCCAATCGGGCTTATGTCTTAGAGACAGGAAAGATTGTCCTCTCCGGTGAAGCTCAAGCCCTCCTTTCCGACCCAAGATTAAAAGAGGCCTATTTGTAA
- a CDS encoding ABC transporter ATP-binding protein — protein sequence MSLLEVKELTKNFGGLKAVSSFNLSLHPLEFVGLIGPNGAGKTTVFNLLTGIYKPTSGKIFFAGEEITGLPPHRITKMGIARTFQNIRLFKEMSVLDNIRTAYHPHIRYHPFSAIFRTKSFKKEEEEIINSISSLATVFKLERYLHQNVKNLPYGEQRKVEIVRALIAKPKLLLLDEPTCGMNPKEVSELVALLKFIKERYSLTILLIEHRMPVVMGICQRIVVMDFGEVIAEGSPEEVKENKKVIEAYLGKA from the coding sequence ATGAGTCTTCTTGAAGTTAAGGAATTGACAAAGAATTTTGGGGGTTTGAAGGCGGTCTCCTCTTTTAACCTCTCCCTCCATCCCTTAGAATTTGTCGGCTTAATCGGACCGAATGGGGCTGGCAAGACCACAGTCTTTAATCTCTTAACCGGAATTTATAAACCAACCAGTGGTAAAATCTTTTTTGCCGGAGAGGAGATTACCGGTCTGCCTCCCCACCGCATCACCAAAATGGGGATTGCCCGAACCTTTCAGAATATTCGCCTCTTTAAGGAGATGAGCGTTCTCGATAATATCCGCACCGCCTATCACCCCCACATCCGATATCACCCCTTCTCCGCCATCTTCCGGACTAAAAGTTTTAAGAAGGAAGAAGAGGAGATTATAAATTCCATCTCCTCCCTCGCTACGGTCTTTAAGTTGGAGAGATACCTCCATCAGAATGTTAAGAACTTACCTTATGGTGAGCAGCGGAAGGTGGAGATTGTCCGCGCCCTGATCGCCAAACCGAAACTCCTCCTTCTGGACGAACCGACCTGTGGGATGAATCCTAAGGAAGTCTCGGAACTGGTAGCCCTATTAAAATTCATTAAGGAAAGGTATTCCCTAACTATCCTCCTCATTGAACACCGGATGCCGGTAGTGATGGGTATCTGCCAGAGGATTGTGGTGATGGACTTCGGAGAGGTAATTGCCGAAGGGAGTCCCGAAGAGGTGAAAGAGAATAAGAAAGTGATTGAGGCTTATTTAGGGAAGGCTTGA
- a CDS encoding branched-chain amino acid ABC transporter permease: MKKIPSFLFILLLYLILKILFTTNLLNPYLQQIILYVGIIIIWTLGLNLIYGFSGQFSLGQAGFYGIGAYLGAILTKLFPHSLAIIPLSLFASFFGTGLIAFLIGIPVLRLRSDYLAIATLGFGIIVKVLFDNADAILPQFGGSRGMLGIPKYTNLEITYLFLIAVIFLMRNLINSKYGRALLALKNDEITADVMGINTFWYKTFAFALGSSFAGIAGWLYAHLYTFLHPSNFEFLKSIDCLLIVILGGMGSITGTILAAIIWIFLIEGLRVILPASLVEWRFIIYPLLLIIMMIKRPQGILGKR, translated from the coding sequence ATGAAGAAAATTCCTTCCTTTCTCTTTATCCTCCTCCTCTACTTAATCCTCAAAATCCTATTCACCACCAATCTCCTCAACCCCTACCTCCAACAGATTATCCTTTATGTCGGCATCATTATCATTTGGACCTTAGGTCTCAATTTAATCTATGGTTTCTCCGGCCAGTTCTCCTTAGGGCAGGCGGGATTTTACGGGATCGGGGCTTATCTCGGGGCAATCCTCACCAAACTCTTTCCCCATTCTTTGGCTATCATCCCTCTCTCTCTCTTCGCTTCTTTCTTCGGAACGGGTCTGATCGCCTTTCTGATTGGGATTCCGGTTCTCCGTCTCCGTTCCGACTATTTGGCAATTGCCACCCTGGGGTTTGGGATCATCGTGAAAGTACTCTTTGATAATGCGGATGCCATCCTTCCCCAATTTGGTGGTTCCCGGGGGATGCTCGGTATCCCAAAATATACCAATTTAGAAATTACCTACCTCTTTCTCATCGCCGTCATCTTTCTGATGAGAAATTTAATCAATTCCAAATACGGTCGGGCGCTTTTAGCCTTAAAAAACGATGAGATTACCGCGGATGTGATGGGGATTAATACCTTCTGGTATAAGACCTTCGCCTTCGCCTTAGGTTCTTCCTTTGCCGGAATCGCGGGCTGGCTTTACGCCCACCTCTATACCTTCCTCCATCCCTCCAACTTTGAATTCCTAAAATCAATTGATTGCCTCCTCATCGTCATTCTGGGAGGAATGGGCAGTATTACCGGGACAATTTTAGCGGCGATCATTTGGATCTTCCTCATTGAAGGGTTAAGGGTAATCCTACCCGCCTCCCTTGTGGAATGGCGCTTCATCATCTACCCTCTACTTCTCATCATAATGATGATTAAAAGACCACAGGGGATATTGGGGAAAAGATGA
- a CDS encoding branched-chain amino acid ABC transporter permease: MSYLCQQLINGLQLGSVYALIALGYTMVYGIVRLINFAHGDIFMIGAYVGYFALNVYKIPLPFVFPLAMAICALLGMTIEKLAYKPLRNAPRINLLITAMGVSLFLEYFSSLKFIFGPNFLAYPRPFRVTNICLGGLMINSVTIFVFLIVFSLLLLLEIIVYRTKIGMAMRAVSYDKETSALMGINVDNIISFTFGLGSALAAVGGILYGIAYPQIHPFMGIMPGLKAFVAAVLGGIGIIKGAVVGALIMGVLEVLTSAYLSSTWRDAIAFSLLILFLIFKPTGIFGKEEMEKV, encoded by the coding sequence ATGTCCTATCTCTGCCAGCAGTTAATTAACGGCCTCCAATTGGGAAGCGTTTACGCCTTAATCGCCTTAGGTTATACTATGGTTTACGGAATTGTCCGCCTCATCAACTTTGCCCACGGCGATATATTTATGATCGGTGCCTATGTTGGCTATTTTGCCCTGAATGTTTATAAAATCCCCCTCCCCTTCGTCTTTCCCTTAGCGATGGCGATCTGTGCTTTATTGGGAATGACCATTGAGAAATTAGCCTATAAACCTTTAAGGAATGCGCCCCGGATTAACCTCTTAATCACCGCGATGGGGGTCTCCCTTTTCTTAGAATATTTCTCTAGCCTCAAATTTATTTTCGGTCCTAATTTTTTAGCCTATCCCCGACCGTTCCGGGTGACAAACATCTGCCTTGGGGGATTGATGATTAACTCCGTCACCATCTTTGTCTTTTTAATCGTCTTCTCCCTTTTGCTCCTTTTAGAAATTATCGTCTACCGGACAAAAATCGGGATGGCGATGCGTGCCGTCTCTTATGATAAAGAGACCTCCGCCCTCATGGGTATCAATGTTGACAACATCATATCCTTCACCTTCGGTTTGGGTTCCGCCTTAGCCGCTGTTGGTGGAATTTTATACGGAATCGCCTATCCTCAAATTCATCCCTTTATGGGGATAATGCCCGGCTTGAAGGCATTTGTGGCGGCGGTCTTAGGAGGAATTGGGATAATAAAAGGGGCGGTGGTTGGGGCTTTGATTATGGGAGTCTTAGAAGTTCTCACTTCCGCCTACCTCTCCTCCACCTGGCGTGATGCCATCGCCTTCTCCTTACTTATTCTCTTCCTCATTTTTAAGCCCACTGGAATTTTTGGAAAAGAGGAAATGGAAAAGGTATGA
- a CDS encoding ABC transporter substrate-binding protein: MKKLFPLFLLLTLFCQKSSVIKIGLIAPITGDVKTFGESVKNAFLLAIEEANSRGGVLGKKITYVIADDKNDPTEAANAGAKLINQDRVNYIIGSVSSKCSIPLSEICQPADVLMVTPTSTNPKVTIRDDGSRKPNIFRACFIDPFQGKVAAKFALEQLKAKKAAVLYDIGNDYTKGLAEFFRDAFQKGGGVITVYESYSKDDVDFSALLTKVKGENPDILFLPDYYNKVALIAKQARQMGLQSILLGGDGWDSPDMVKIAGEAIEGGYFTNHYSPDDPRPEVQEWVKKYEEKYGSKPDALATLAYDATNLLLEAIRRANSEEVSKVREALQKIREFKCVSGEMSIDENGDPIKGAVILQYKGGKQVFVAMVKPD, from the coding sequence ATGAAAAAACTTTTCCCTCTCTTTCTTCTTTTAACCCTTTTCTGTCAGAAATCATCGGTGATTAAAATCGGCCTCATCGCCCCCATTACCGGTGATGTCAAAACCTTTGGCGAATCGGTAAAGAATGCCTTCTTATTGGCGATTGAGGAAGCGAACAGCCGGGGAGGTGTCTTAGGAAAGAAGATCACCTATGTCATCGCCGACGATAAAAACGACCCGACCGAAGCGGCTAACGCCGGCGCCAAATTGATAAATCAAGACCGGGTAAACTACATTATCGGTTCGGTCTCTTCCAAATGTTCCATCCCCCTTTCGGAGATTTGCCAACCGGCTGATGTCTTAATGGTAACACCCACCTCCACCAATCCCAAAGTGACGATTCGAGACGATGGCTCAAGAAAACCAAATATCTTCCGTGCCTGCTTCATTGACCCATTCCAAGGGAAGGTAGCGGCAAAATTCGCTTTGGAACAGTTAAAAGCGAAAAAGGCGGCGGTCCTTTACGATATTGGTAACGATTACACCAAAGGATTGGCGGAATTCTTCCGCGACGCCTTCCAAAAGGGTGGTGGGGTAATTACAGTTTATGAATCCTATTCCAAAGATGATGTTGACTTCTCCGCCCTTCTCACCAAAGTGAAGGGAGAAAATCCCGATATCCTCTTTTTACCCGATTATTACAATAAGGTGGCGCTCATCGCTAAACAGGCTCGGCAGATGGGTCTCCAATCAATCCTCTTGGGCGGTGACGGCTGGGATTCTCCTGATATGGTGAAGATTGCCGGCGAGGCGATTGAAGGGGGGTACTTCACCAATCATTATTCACCCGATGACCCAAGACCCGAAGTCCAGGAATGGGTAAAGAAATACGAAGAGAAATACGGCAGTAAACCTGATGCCTTGGCTACGCTCGCTTATGATGCCACCAATCTCCTCCTGGAAGCGATCCGACGGGCAAACTCCGAAGAGGTAAGTAAAGTGCGGGAGGCGCTCCAAAAAATTAGAGAATTTAAGTGCGTCTCGGGGGAGATGAGTATTGATGAAAATGGTGACCCAATAAAAGGGGCGGTAATTTTACAATATAAAGGGGGAAAACAGGTGTTCGTAGCGATGGTGAAACCCGACTGA